AGAATCTGACGCTCATACAATGGATTCATCTTTAACTGGTATTCATACATATACCCAGTACCGGCCCACTTTGCTCTCTCCGATTTGGAGAGCTCAAAGAAACGAAACTGGAAGTATTCCAGAATAGAGATATTATACCTAAACACAGACTTTAGTACGTCGGAGAGGATATCCGCCTTTGTTCTGCCGGTCAGTTCAACCGTATATTTTAAGAAACGGTCGAGCTTCTTCCTGTCCAGTTCTTTGAGGTAATAACTCAGATATAAGGCTCTTTTCAGCTTCATCTATTATAACATAATATTCTAACAATCCTAACCTGAGTCTAAACTACTAAAAAAATCATTCGAACAGTGAATTATCTTTTTTTAATAAAGCTGTCACACAAAGCTTCACAAAGAAGACACAAACTTACTATAAGCCATAAAATCAGTTCCATTCGCTTATATGAGTTCCATATCATCTCTGATTAAATCCCCCAGATCATTGGCCGCCATAAACTCTACTTCGGGCCAGCGCCGTACAATCCGTTGTAGGAGTTCTCTTAAAGCACCTAGGCCATTGGCCCGGTTCTCCGGATCAATATGACCGCAGAAATTAACCCGGTGAGAACTAATAATGGCAGGACGGTTCCATCGGAAAGCGGCTTCTATTTGCTTCATGGCAAAATCTACCCATTCAACATTCCGCTTTTGCGTGGGTTCAAATACCACATTGCGAACCATGAAAATTTGTCCATGCTTATTTTTCTTACCAGTGTAATTGACCTTGACTTTGTATCGGCCCCTCCCTTGGTGTTCTTTTTTTATCATAGGAGTGTCGATGTAATGTATTCCATTTTCCTTTAAGGTTTTATGGAGCACAGCGTGCTCCCTTCCGGCCGGTGGATTAAAGTGTAACGCCCGGTAACCAAATACCTTTTCGAACTCATTTAAACCATCCTCAATGATATTATGAAAGCGTTGGTTTTCCTCAAACTCCCAAAAATCGAAAGCTGCCAATAAAGAAATAGTTTTATAACTTTCTGATGATATTCCTGTATAGGACCTGTTTTTTAAGGCAGTGAGCACCTCTCTATCCCTAACAGCTAGTTTCTCCTCTAGTACTTTTAAGTTTAGGTGCTCCTTCCCATGAAATTGTGGAACCATTAACCCATTTTCGATGCCTTCATTCAGCAAGTCCCAAGCACCTGAATACGACTCCGGCTGCTGTTCTGAAAGCTTTTGAAATGTTTGAGGGAGTAATTCATAATAATACGTTTCAAATCCTGTTCCCTCCATCTTCTCAAAGTTAATATTACATGGTACCGCAAAAGGAGTGAATATAGCGTGATGTCCGAACTGATCTTTAACGGAAGAAAGTACTTCATACAAAGCTTCCAAATCCTGCCGGGTCTCAAGAGAATCGTAGGCATCGAAACGATTGTGGACCTTCGATCCTTCCCGGTTCATTCTCTCTCTTGCTTCCCTTGAATCAACCCGAATGTTTCCATAATCGTCCACAGAAAAGACAATAAGCTTTCGTTTGGTTCTCCAGCCAACAATATTTTTGGCATTGTGTAAAAATGTGTTCTTAAGGGTCTTAAAATTCATTTTATTTATTCATGCTAAATATAGCTCAACTATTTTATCTGCATTGGAACGCCTATAATATTTTGATGCTTCAATAGCATTCTCAGAATATTCTTCTAGAAAATCCCTATCATTCTTTAAATTAATGATAAAATCTACGGCCTCTTCAAGACTTTTGTGATCTACGCATTTTGCATGTTCATATTTCTCAGCATAGTCATTAAGTTCAGAATCCTTCGAAGCTATGTACAGTGAAGGGATACCGAAACTCATAAGATTATAGGACTTACTTGGCACACTTCCTTTGGACGTGGTTTCGTCAAGTATTACTACTCCCAGATCCGCAGCTGAAAGAGAATAGGGAAACATTTCGTCTGACTGAAAAGGTAAAAACTGGCAGTTTGGTAACCCCTTATCATTAACGAGGGACTTCAAATAAGGAACTCTAGGACCTCTTCCGATAATTTGGAAAAGTATATTTTCATAATTTTTCATCATTTCTGCCAATTCCAAGACTACTTCTACATTGTGTGTCAAACCGATATTGCCAGAATATTGCACTATAAACTTTCCATTGAGTTCCTGCTTTTTTACAAAAGGATTTTTTTCTTTACTTACCCTTTTATTTGACTGAAAGATAGACCAAATAGGTGTAATTAAAATTTTGTCTTTGTCAACATATTTTGAGAGTAAATCCGCCATTTGATTTCCTATAGTAAAAAGGCGGTGAGATTTTTTGAAAGCAATTTTATTTAAGTATCCCCAAAACCTGTAAATAGGATGTGATTCTCCCATACCCGTTATCTTGAACACGTCTGGATAGACATCCCAAATGAGCATACTGCATCTGTTAGGCAAAATTATCGATAACAGATAGCCCATTGGAGGAAGGGAAACAAATAATACCTCATATCCACGAAATTTAGTCAGCAATAAACATAAAATCTGAACGCAGCCCCATAGGTAGGAAATCATTTTTTTCCAGGCTGGTCTTTCTTCCCATTTGTTTATTCTGAAAACAGATATTGCTTCATTCAGCTTTTCCCCTTGCTCATGAATACTCCCGGTAATTAACGCCACCTTGTTTATTTTTTCAGCAAACGCATTACACAAACCAATAGTAAGATAATTTACCGCCTGGTTTACCACTACAATCTTCCTATCCTTAATTTTTTTCTGCATCAACCAGATTTTTACAGATTTTCAAATATTGTTCCGCTCTTTCTTTAGCAGTCACAAAATTTTCTTGTTGTTCCATACCCTCTTTTATTAATTTTTCCTGTAAAGTTGGCTGTTCAATTAGTTGTGTAATTTTACTTGCAATATCTTTCGGATTAATAGGATTAAAATAGATAGCTGCATCACCGCAAACCGTATGTGCAAAACCGAGATCGGAAGTTATAATAGGCTTATTCATTTTCATAGCTTCTGCATACGTTGCAGAAAAACATTCCAATAAAGTGGGTAAAAAAAGCGCATCACATTCCTTATATAAAGCAGGGCCTTCATCCGGTTTTACCGGACCAATATTAATTATGGCATCCGAGATACCTATTGGGAACTTATTCCAATAGGTATCTTCGGAAAGCGTCAACACAAACCGAACTTTTTGCTTCAATCTTTTTGGCAATGATTTTATGACATCCGGAATAATATCTAGATTTTTATGCGCATGCCAAGAAGAAAGAATTAGAAATCGGAATTCATCTTTATTCTTCTTAGGAAGCTTATTTGCAATTTTTTTCGGTTGATTGTAATGCCTACTTACGGTATTAGAAACCGTGTAAACCTTATCCGTATCCAGCCATTGCTGCAATCTTCTGTTTACATCATCTGTTTGAACTACATAGGCATCTGCTTCTTTTTTAAAAAAATACTTTAGAACTCGACCTTTAAAATACCATTTCAGTTGTTTCTGTAGGGGTATTTGAGAAAAAAAAGGAGAGTCTTTATAAATGTAATGCGGAAGATTATACCCAACAAGATGTGGTGCGTTCGGTCTCCAATATGCAGGACCAGAAGTTGTAAATACTACATCAGGGTTGAAGTCTTTTTCCAAC
This is a stretch of genomic DNA from Halalkalibaculum roseum. It encodes these proteins:
- a CDS encoding glycosyltransferase, yielding MRIIINTASTYKGGGVQVARSFIEESRNFIDHDFCVILGRLLSNLINPNDYPDNFTFFPLGYRPATRVLSFKSRDDFFRELEKDFNPDVVFTTSGPAYWRPNAPHLVGYNLPHYIYKDSPFFSQIPLQKQLKWYFKGRVLKYFFKKEADAYVVQTDDVNRRLQQWLDTDKVYTVSNTVSRHYNQPKKIANKLPKKNKDEFRFLILSSWHAHKNLDIIPDVIKSLPKRLKQKVRFVLTLSEDTYWNKFPIGISDAIINIGPVKPDEGPALYKECDALFLPTLLECFSATYAEAMKMNKPIITSDLGFAHTVCGDAAIYFNPINPKDIASKITQLIEQPTLQEKLIKEGMEQQENFVTAKERAEQYLKICKNLVDAEKN
- a CDS encoding glycosyltransferase family 4 protein, with amino-acid sequence MQKKIKDRKIVVVNQAVNYLTIGLCNAFAEKINKVALITGSIHEQGEKLNEAISVFRINKWEERPAWKKMISYLWGCVQILCLLLTKFRGYEVLFVSLPPMGYLLSIILPNRCSMLIWDVYPDVFKITGMGESHPIYRFWGYLNKIAFKKSHRLFTIGNQMADLLSKYVDKDKILITPIWSIFQSNKRVSKEKNPFVKKQELNGKFIVQYSGNIGLTHNVEVVLELAEMMKNYENILFQIIGRGPRVPYLKSLVNDKGLPNCQFLPFQSDEMFPYSLSAADLGVVILDETTSKGSVPSKSYNLMSFGIPSLYIASKDSELNDYAEKYEHAKCVDHKSLEEAVDFIINLKNDRDFLEEYSENAIEASKYYRRSNADKIVELYLA